The following is a genomic window from Phaseolus vulgaris cultivar G19833 chromosome 6, P. vulgaris v2.0, whole genome shotgun sequence.
TCTCTGCAACCCCGCAGAACTGCCCACTTGCATTAACCttcattaaaaagaaaaatagtatACAAGAAGAGGTAAGTGTGACTTGCATGTAGATAACATAGAGAGAAAGTAGATATACAAATAATAAAGAACCAGGATTAAAATTCATTGAACACTCacagaaaaaaatagaaagatgGGGCAGACTCCAGACTTTTCTGCTGCTATTTTCTTTGCATCCTCATAAGCATTCTCTAATTTCTTGTTTCCATGAGGTGTTGATGACCACACATTATATTTAATGCTTTTGTGCACATCGTCCTCACTGTAtgattttataacaaaaaactTGGCATTTTCGTAGTCAAGAGAAAAATCCTCCTTGTTGTATTGATCAGTATAAATGACAATGTTTCCCTGTTCATTACCATCTCCTGTCACTGTTGTATAGGCTTTCACAGACAGCTGATTTTTTGATCTACCAACTCTAGGGCCTCGATTTTGCTCACCCAATATATCAGAGCTTCCATTTCCACCACTTGGAATTTTGCCCATGTGAAGCTTCGGCCTAAGTTTAGCAACTGCAGACTGTCCATTAGCATTAGATCCGAAATCAGAAAATTCACTATTTAGTAAAGAGCACATTTGAAATTGTATCTACAGGTTGAAATTAAGAACCTGAGTCAATATATCCTACAAAACCAGAGCAGTATAGCAACCAAAACAATTCTCAACAAAAACGACATTTTCAAAGAAACCCCAATCAATTATCAAACCACCTACTCATCATGAACATAATTTTATGTAGGGTTATAGATATCACACAACAGAAAATATCTGCAACCAAAAAatcctttaaaaaatatttcagcaACCATAAAAAGTTATGGAGGAAGACTCGTAGAGAAAAGTGCATAGTGTATACATatgaacaaattaaaaaaatgcagAAATATGATTGCAGTGCAAAAGAAAATGAAACTCAATCATACAGTTATAATAGTAAGTCTagaaatttaaataacaatGAAATAAAAGCAACAATACAACATAATTATGTAAATTCAATACTTAAAATAACAATACAACATAATTACaatagaaaagaagaaaaaaaggaaagagaCAGATGGCACTGCAGAACTAAAGAGCAAAAGGAAAAAAGGGAAGGGGAGGGGAGGGTGGAGCTATGTTTGGGTTGGGTTTCGGGCATGGGTAGGGTATAAGAACTCAACagtttaaaaataacaaaattaggGTTTCACTACCCTCGAGATAGATCACACTGACCCAGTTTCTTCCTCACATCAAGGTGCAGGGATGTGATTTCCGCCATGGTTCTTTTTCAATAACACTGGATTTAGCCagcttttatttatataaagatCTTCTAAAATTCCACAAATTAATACTCACCTAGCCAAATCCAAAggtgtaattaaaaaaattacacattGGTAGAGAAGTACTAACAACTAATTTCATGCAGATATGTTAATTCTCATTTAACTATAAGCAAAAATGAGTAAATCAACAATtcaaatgtaattttaaaaaggGTAATACAATTACCTGATGAACAGCTGGTGAAGCTAAATTGAGAAAACTACCACCGGACACACTTGCAGGTGTTAAATCTTGCTTCCTCCCATCATTACCTCTTGGCCCTTCTGACACCCTGGCCAAGGAACTTGTCTGATTTGATAAAAATTTTGAAGAGTTCCTAGAAATGTTACCAGAAGCTGAATTGAACTTATGTTTCAAACCTCTTCCATCAGGTTTACTTCCAGAAGCACTGGCTCCAAAAAAGGAATCTGCAGAACTATCATAAAAATTGTCCAGCGGAACAAGGGGAATATAACCAGGTGTAGAAACTGGGTTTTGATAATTGGGGAGGGTGTAATAATGTTGCCCTCCTCCAAATGAGCCATCACCTCCAATCATAGCACCAGGAATATAAGGATTATATGGATTGTATGGAGACTGTGCATATCCATAACTATAATATACATACGGCAAACTTTCATTTTGTGCACCCTGAAAAAAGAACAGCGCCATTAAAAAACATCCATTAACCAACATGGATAGAGAGAAACAGGGGTTGAACTTACCGTGTATTGAACATTGGGACCATCTACACCAAAAATCCTATGGTGGTCCTCCCATTCCCCGGGTGTTTCAAAACCTAAACACAGTGAGCAACAAATTATCACCATGATGTAATTTCCAAACAAAACTAATGTT
Proteins encoded in this region:
- the LOC137831972 gene encoding YTH domain-containing protein ECT4-like, with protein sequence MEVYDVSETRNHDAHTIEGTDLNSHFSNPNLEQTEVMTNEGAPEFYVDQNMYYPAATNYGYYCTGFETPGEWEDHHRIFGVDGPNVQYTGAQNESLPYVYYSYGYAQSPYNPYNPYIPGAMIGGDGSFGGGQHYYTLPNYQNPVSTPGYIPLVPLDNFYDSSADSFFGASASGSKPDGRGLKHKFNSASGNISRNSSKFLSNQTSSLARVSEGPRGNDGRKQDLTPASVSGGSFLNLASPAVHQSAVAKLRPKLHMGKIPSGGNGSSDILGEQNRGPRVGRSKNQLSVKAYTTVTGDGNEQGNIVIYTDQYNKEDFSLDYENAKFFVIKSYSEDDVHKSIKYNVWSSTPHGNKKLENAYEDAKKIAAEKSGVCPIFLFFSVNASGQFCGVAEMIGTVDFNKNMDFWQQDKWSGSFPVKWHFIKDVPNPNFRHIILENNENKPVTNSRDTQEIVYLKGLEMLKIFKNHTLKTSLLDDFIYYESRQKIMLDEKAKLLGKNFDSPIFVPVLEASQKLSFTSTGDYEKNLKPKDDSDGLKQILVSIPEQIASNSNVTSINPVDEKAEKTVDKDISSILKIGSVTIAPKQVEAKQSISIDNKEPVDVLTVGSMQVKVNGFGSSSGFLKVGSIPLDARALQPGKGDPSVKTGSQR